A portion of the Camelus ferus isolate YT-003-E chromosome 16, BCGSAC_Cfer_1.0, whole genome shotgun sequence genome contains these proteins:
- the MINK1 gene encoding misshapen-like kinase 1 isoform X13 — protein sequence MGDPAPARSLDDIDLSALRDPAGIFELVEVVGNGTYGQVYKGRHVKTGQLAAIKVMDVTEDEEEEIKQEINMLKKYSHHRNIATYYGAFIKKSPPGNDDQLWLVMEFCGAGSVTDLVKNTKGNALKEDCIAYICREILRGLAHLHAHKVIHRDIKGQNVLLTENAEVKLVDFGVSAQLDRTVGRRNTFIGTPYWMAPEVIACDENPDATYDYRSDIWSLGITAIEMAEGAPPLCDMHPMRALFLIPRNPPPRLKSKKWSKKFIDFIDTCLIKTYLSRPPTEQLLKFPFIRDQPTERQVRIQLKDHIDRSRKKRGEKEETEYEYSGSEEEDDSHGEEGEPSSIMNVPGESTLRREFLRLQQENKSNSEALKQQQLQQQQQRDPEAHIQHLLHQRQRRIEEQKEERRRVEEQQRREREQRKLQEKEQQRRLEDMQALRREEERRQAEREQEYKRKQLEEQRQSERLQRQLQQEHAYLKSLQQQQQQQQQQQQLQKQQQQILPGDRKPLYHYGRGINPADKPAWAREVEERTRMNKQQNSPLAKTKPGSTGPEPPVPQASPGPPGPLSQTPPMQRPVEPQEGPHKSLVAHRVPLKPYAAPVPRSQSLQDQPTRNLAAFPASHDPDPAVPTPTATPSARGAVIRQNSDPTSEGPGPSPNPPAWVRPDNEAPPKVPQRTSSIATALNTSGAGGSRPAQAVRASNPDLRRSDPGWERSDSVLPASHGHLPQAGSLERNRVGASSKLDSSPVLSPGNKAKPDDHRSRPGRPADFVLLKERALDEAPRPPKKAMDYSSSSEEVESSEDEEEESNGDPSEGSRDTPGARSDGDTDSVSTMVVHDVEEIAGTQTPYGGGTMVVQRTPEEERSLLHSDSNGYTNLPDVVQPSHSPTESSKGQSPPLKDGGSDYQSRGLVKAPGKSSFTMFVDLGIYQPGGSGDTIPITALVGGEGSRLDQLQYDVRKGSVVNVNPTNTRAHSETPEIRKYKKRFNSEILCAALWGVNLLVGTENGLMLLDRSGQGKVYGLIGRRRFQQMDVLEGLNLLITISGKRNKLRVYYLSWLRNKILHNDPEVEKKQGWTTVGDMEGCGHYRVVKYERIKFLVIALKNSVEVYAWAPKPYHKFMAFKSFADLPHRPLLVDLTVEEGQRLKVIYGSSAGFHAVDVDSGNSYDIYIPVHIQSQITPHAIIFLPNTDGMEMLLCYEDEGVYVNTYGRIIKDVVLQWGEMPTSVAYICSNQIMGWGEKAIEIRSVETGHLDGVFMHKRAQRLKFLCERNDKVFFASVRSGGSSQVYFMTLNRNCIMNW from the exons gaccctgctgGAATCTTTGAGCTGGTGGAAGTGGTCGGCAACGGAACCTATGGACAGGTATACAAG GGTCGGCATGTCAAGACTGGGCAGCTGGCTGCCATCAAGGTCATGGATGTCACGGAG gatgaggaggaagagatcAAACAGGAGATCAACATGTTGAAAAAATACTCTCACCACCGCAACATCGCCACCTACTACGGGGCCTTCATCAAGAAGAGCCCCCCTGGGAACGACGACCAGCTCTGG CTGGTGATGGAGTTCTGCGGTGCTGGTTCCGTGACAGACCTGGTGAAGAACACGAAAGGGAACGCCCTGAAGGAGGACTGTATCGCCTACATCTGCAGGGAGATTCTCCGG gGTCTGGCCCATCTCCACGCCCACAAGGTGATCCACCGAGACATCAAGGGGCAGAACGTGCTGCTGACTGAGAACGCTGAGGTCAAGCTAG TGGATTTCGGGGTGAGCGCTCAGCTGGACCGCACCGTGGGCAGGCGGAACACTTTCATTGGGACCCCCTACTGGATGGCCCCCGAGGTCATTGCCTGTGATGAGAACCCCGACGCCACCTATGATTACAGG AGTGACATCTGGTCTCTAGGAATCACAGCCATCGAGATGGCAGAGGGAGCGCCCC CTCTGTGTGACATGCACCCCATGCGAGCCCTCTTCCTCATCCCCCGGAACCCGCCACCCAGGCTCAAATCCAAGAAATG GTCTAAGAAGTTCATCGACTTCATTGACACCTGTCTCATCAAGACTTACCTGAGCCGCCCACCAACGGAGCAGCTCCTGAAGTTCCCCTTCATCCGTGACCAGCCCACTGAGCGGCAGGTCCGCATCCAGCTCAAGGACCACATCGACCGGTCCCGGAAGAAGCGCGGCGAGAAAG AGGAGACAGAGTATGAATACAGTGGCAGCGAAGAGGAAGACGACAGCCACGGAGAAGAAGGAGAGCCGAG CTCCATCATGAATGTGCCCGGGGAGTCCACCCTCCGCCGGGAATTCCTCCGGCTCCAGCAGGAGAACAAGAGCAACTCAGAGGCtttaaagcagcagcagctgcagcagcagcagcagcgagaCCCTGAGGCACACATCCAGCACCTCCTGCACCAGCGGCAGCGTCGCATcgaggagcagaaggaggaacGGCGGCGcgtggaggag CAACAGCGGCGGGAGCGGGAGCAGCGGAAGCTGCAAGAGAAGGAGCAGCAGCGGCGTCTGGAGGACATGCAGGCCCTGCGGCGGGAGGAGGAGAGGCGGCAGGCAGAGCGGGAGCAG GAATACAAGCGGAAGCAGCTGGAGGAGCAGCGGCAGTCGGAGCGCCTGCAGAGGCAGCTGCAGCAGGAGCACGCCTACCTCAAgtccctgcagcagcagcagcagcagcagcagcagcagcagcagctccagaagcagcagcagcagatccTCCCCGGGGACAGGAAGCCCCTGTATCATTATGGTCGAGGCATTAACCCTGCCGACAAACCAGCCTGGGCCCGCGAG GTAGAAGAGAGAACAAGGATGAACAAGCAGCAGAACTCTCCCTTGGCCAAGACCAAGCCAGGCAGCACAGGGCCTGAGCCCCCcgtcccccaggcctcccctgggcccccaggaccCCTTTCCCAAACTCCTCCTATGCAGAGGCCGGTGGAGCCCCAGGAGGGACCGCACAAG AGCCTGGTGGCACACCGGGTCCCACTGAAGCCATATGCAGCGCCTGTACCCCGATCCCAGTCCCTGCAGGACCAGCCCACACGAAACCTGgctgccttcccagcctcccacgACCCCGACCCCGCTGTCCCCACGCCCACTGCCACGCCTAGTGCCCGAGGAGCCGTCATCCGCCAGAACTCCGACCCCACTTCCGAAGGGCCTGGCCCCAGCCCGAACCCCCCAGCTTGGGTCCGGCCTGATAATGAGGCCCCTCCCAAG gTGCCTCAGAGGACCTCATCTATTGCCACTGCCCTTAACACCAGTGGGGCCGGAGGGTCCCGGCCAGCCCAGGCTGTCCGTGCCAG TAACCCCGACCTCAGGAGGAGCGACCCTGGCTGGGAGCGCTCAGACAGcgtcctccctgcctctcacgGGCACCTCCCGCAGGCCGGCTCGCTGGAGCGGAACCGTGTGGGAG CCTCCTCCAAGCTGGACAGCTCCCCCGTGCTCTCCCCTGGGAACAAAGCCAAGCCCGATGACCACCGCTCGCGGCCAGGCCGGCCCGCA GATTTTGTGTTGCTGAAAGAACGGGCCCTGGACGAGGCCCCCCGGCCTCCCAAGAAGGCCATGGACTACTCGTCGTCCAGCGAGGAGGTGGAGAGCAgcgaggacgaggaggaggagagcaaCGGCGACCCATCGGAGGGGAGCAGAGACACCCCTGGGGCCCG CAGTGATGGAGACACCGACAGCGTCAGCACCATGGTGGTCCACGATGTGGAGGAGATAGCCGGGACCCAGACCCCCTACGGGGGGGGCACCATGGTGGTCCAGCGC ACCCCCGAAGAGGAGCGAAGCCTGCTGCATTCCGACAGCAACGGTTACACAAACCTGCCAGATGTGGTCCAGCCCAGCCACTCGCCCACCGAGAGCAGCAAAGGTCAAAGCCCGCCCTTGAAGGATGGAGGCAGTGAC TACCAGTCTCGGGGATTGGTAAAGGCCCCTGGCAAGAGCTCGTTCACGATGTTTGTGGACCTGGGGATCTACCAGCCCGGAGGCAGTGGGGACACCATTCCCATCACAG CCCTGGTGGGCGGAGAGGGCAGCCGGCTTGATCAGCTACAGTACGACGTGAGGAAAGGCTCTGTGGTCAACGTGAACCCCACCAACACCCGGGCCCACAGCGAAACCCCCGAGATCCGCAAGTACAAGAAGCGGTTCAACTCTGAGATCCTCTGTGCAGCCCTCTGGG GGGTCAACCTGCTGGTGGGCACAGAGAACGGGCTGATGCTGCTGGACCGGAGTGGGCAGGGCAAAGTGTACGGGCTCATCGGGCGGCGACGCTTCCAGCAGATGGATGTGCTAGAGGGACTCAATCTGCTCATCACCATCTCAG ggaaaaggaacaaactgCGGGTGTATTACCTGTCCTGGCTCCGGAACAAGATTCTGCACAATGACCCGGAAGTGGAGAAGAAGCAGGGATGGACCACTGTGGGGGACATGGAGGGCTGCGGGCACTACCGTGTTG TGAAATACGAACGTATCAAGTTCCTGGTCATCGCCCTGAAGAACTCCGTGGAGGTGTATGCTTGGGCCCCCAAACCTTACCACAAATTCATGGCTTTCAAG TCCTTTGCTGACCTCCCGCACCGCCCTCTGCTGGTCGACCTTACAGTAGAGGAGGGACAGCGGCTCAAGGTCATCTATGGCTCCAGTGCCGGCTTCCACGCAGTGGACGTCGACTCGGGGAACAGCTATGACATCTATATCCCCGTGCAC ATCCAGAGCCAGATCACGCCCCACGCCATAATCTTCCTCCCCAACACCGACGGCATGGAGATGCTGCTGTGCTACGAGGATGAGGGCGTCTACGTCAACACGTACGGGCGGATCATTAAGGACGTGGTGCTGCAGTGGGGAGAGATGCCCACCTCTGTGG cctaCATCTGCTCCAACCAGATCATGGGCTGGGGTGAGAAAGCCATTGAGATCCGCTCTGTGGAGACGGGCCACCTGGACGGGGTCTTCATGCACAAGCGAGCCCAGAGACTCAAGTTCCTGTGCGAGCGGAACGACAAG gtGTTTTTTGCCTCAGTCCGCTCTGGGGGCAGCAGCCAAGTTTACTTCATGACCCTGAACCGTAACTGCATCATGAACTGGTGA
- the MINK1 gene encoding misshapen-like kinase 1 isoform X12, which translates to MGDPAPARSLDDIDLSALRDPAGIFELVEVVGNGTYGQVYKGRHVKTGQLAAIKVMDVTEDEEEEIKQEINMLKKYSHHRNIATYYGAFIKKSPPGNDDQLWLVMEFCGAGSVTDLVKNTKGNALKEDCIAYICREILRGLAHLHAHKVIHRDIKGQNVLLTENAEVKLVDFGVSAQLDRTVGRRNTFIGTPYWMAPEVIACDENPDATYDYRSDIWSLGITAIEMAEGAPPLCDMHPMRALFLIPRNPPPRLKSKKWSKKFIDFIDTCLIKTYLSRPPTEQLLKFPFIRDQPTERQVRIQLKDHIDRSRKKRGEKEETEYEYSGSEEEDDSHGEEGEPSSIMNVPGESTLRREFLRLQQENKSNSEALKQQQLQQQQQRDPEAHIQHLLHQRQRRIEEQKEERRRVEEQQRREREQRKLQEKEQQRRLEDMQALRREEERRQAEREQEYKRKQLEEQRQSERLQRQLQQEHAYLKSLQQQQQQQQQQQQLQKQQQQILPGDRKPLYHYGRGINPADKPAWAREVEERTRMNKQQNSPLAKTKPGSTGPEPPVPQASPGPPGPLSQTPPMQRPVEPQEGPHKSLVAHRVPLKPYAAPVPRSQSLQDQPTRNLAAFPASHDPDPAVPTPTATPSARGAVIRQNSDPTSEGPGPSPNPPAWVRPDNEAPPKVPQRTSSIATALNTSGAGGSRPAQAVRASNPDLRRSDPGWERSDSVLPASHGHLPQAGSLERNRVGASSKLDSSPVLSPGNKAKPDDHRSRPGRPASYKRAIGEDFVLLKERALDEAPRPPKKAMDYSSSSEEVESSEDEEEESNGDPSEGSRDTPGARSDGDTDSVSTMVVHDVEEIAGTQTPYGGGTMVVQRTPEEERSLLHSDSNGYTNLPDVVQPSHSPTESSKGQSPPLKDGGSDYQSRGLVKAPGKSSFTMFVDLGIYQPGGSGDTIPITALVGGEGSRLDQLQYDVRKGSVVNVNPTNTRAHSETPEIRKYKKRFNSEILCAALWGVNLLVGTENGLMLLDRSGQGKVYGLIGRRRFQQMDVLEGLNLLITISGKRNKLRVYYLSWLRNKILHNDPEVEKKQGWTTVGDMEGCGHYRVVKYERIKFLVIALKNSVEVYAWAPKPYHKFMAFKSFADLPHRPLLVDLTVEEGQRLKVIYGSSAGFHAVDVDSGNSYDIYIPVHIQSQITPHAIIFLPNTDGMEMLLCYEDEGVYVNTYGRIIKDVVLQWGEMPTSVAYICSNQIMGWGEKAIEIRSVETGHLDGVFMHKRAQRLKFLCERNDKVFFASVRSGGSSQVYFMTLNRNCIMNW; encoded by the exons gaccctgctgGAATCTTTGAGCTGGTGGAAGTGGTCGGCAACGGAACCTATGGACAGGTATACAAG GGTCGGCATGTCAAGACTGGGCAGCTGGCTGCCATCAAGGTCATGGATGTCACGGAG gatgaggaggaagagatcAAACAGGAGATCAACATGTTGAAAAAATACTCTCACCACCGCAACATCGCCACCTACTACGGGGCCTTCATCAAGAAGAGCCCCCCTGGGAACGACGACCAGCTCTGG CTGGTGATGGAGTTCTGCGGTGCTGGTTCCGTGACAGACCTGGTGAAGAACACGAAAGGGAACGCCCTGAAGGAGGACTGTATCGCCTACATCTGCAGGGAGATTCTCCGG gGTCTGGCCCATCTCCACGCCCACAAGGTGATCCACCGAGACATCAAGGGGCAGAACGTGCTGCTGACTGAGAACGCTGAGGTCAAGCTAG TGGATTTCGGGGTGAGCGCTCAGCTGGACCGCACCGTGGGCAGGCGGAACACTTTCATTGGGACCCCCTACTGGATGGCCCCCGAGGTCATTGCCTGTGATGAGAACCCCGACGCCACCTATGATTACAGG AGTGACATCTGGTCTCTAGGAATCACAGCCATCGAGATGGCAGAGGGAGCGCCCC CTCTGTGTGACATGCACCCCATGCGAGCCCTCTTCCTCATCCCCCGGAACCCGCCACCCAGGCTCAAATCCAAGAAATG GTCTAAGAAGTTCATCGACTTCATTGACACCTGTCTCATCAAGACTTACCTGAGCCGCCCACCAACGGAGCAGCTCCTGAAGTTCCCCTTCATCCGTGACCAGCCCACTGAGCGGCAGGTCCGCATCCAGCTCAAGGACCACATCGACCGGTCCCGGAAGAAGCGCGGCGAGAAAG AGGAGACAGAGTATGAATACAGTGGCAGCGAAGAGGAAGACGACAGCCACGGAGAAGAAGGAGAGCCGAG CTCCATCATGAATGTGCCCGGGGAGTCCACCCTCCGCCGGGAATTCCTCCGGCTCCAGCAGGAGAACAAGAGCAACTCAGAGGCtttaaagcagcagcagctgcagcagcagcagcagcgagaCCCTGAGGCACACATCCAGCACCTCCTGCACCAGCGGCAGCGTCGCATcgaggagcagaaggaggaacGGCGGCGcgtggaggag CAACAGCGGCGGGAGCGGGAGCAGCGGAAGCTGCAAGAGAAGGAGCAGCAGCGGCGTCTGGAGGACATGCAGGCCCTGCGGCGGGAGGAGGAGAGGCGGCAGGCAGAGCGGGAGCAG GAATACAAGCGGAAGCAGCTGGAGGAGCAGCGGCAGTCGGAGCGCCTGCAGAGGCAGCTGCAGCAGGAGCACGCCTACCTCAAgtccctgcagcagcagcagcagcagcagcagcagcagcagcagctccagaagcagcagcagcagatccTCCCCGGGGACAGGAAGCCCCTGTATCATTATGGTCGAGGCATTAACCCTGCCGACAAACCAGCCTGGGCCCGCGAG GTAGAAGAGAGAACAAGGATGAACAAGCAGCAGAACTCTCCCTTGGCCAAGACCAAGCCAGGCAGCACAGGGCCTGAGCCCCCcgtcccccaggcctcccctgggcccccaggaccCCTTTCCCAAACTCCTCCTATGCAGAGGCCGGTGGAGCCCCAGGAGGGACCGCACAAG AGCCTGGTGGCACACCGGGTCCCACTGAAGCCATATGCAGCGCCTGTACCCCGATCCCAGTCCCTGCAGGACCAGCCCACACGAAACCTGgctgccttcccagcctcccacgACCCCGACCCCGCTGTCCCCACGCCCACTGCCACGCCTAGTGCCCGAGGAGCCGTCATCCGCCAGAACTCCGACCCCACTTCCGAAGGGCCTGGCCCCAGCCCGAACCCCCCAGCTTGGGTCCGGCCTGATAATGAGGCCCCTCCCAAG gTGCCTCAGAGGACCTCATCTATTGCCACTGCCCTTAACACCAGTGGGGCCGGAGGGTCCCGGCCAGCCCAGGCTGTCCGTGCCAG TAACCCCGACCTCAGGAGGAGCGACCCTGGCTGGGAGCGCTCAGACAGcgtcctccctgcctctcacgGGCACCTCCCGCAGGCCGGCTCGCTGGAGCGGAACCGTGTGGGAG CCTCCTCCAAGCTGGACAGCTCCCCCGTGCTCTCCCCTGGGAACAAAGCCAAGCCCGATGACCACCGCTCGCGGCCAGGCCGGCCCGCA AGCTATAAGCGAGCCATTGGTGAG GATTTTGTGTTGCTGAAAGAACGGGCCCTGGACGAGGCCCCCCGGCCTCCCAAGAAGGCCATGGACTACTCGTCGTCCAGCGAGGAGGTGGAGAGCAgcgaggacgaggaggaggagagcaaCGGCGACCCATCGGAGGGGAGCAGAGACACCCCTGGGGCCCG CAGTGATGGAGACACCGACAGCGTCAGCACCATGGTGGTCCACGATGTGGAGGAGATAGCCGGGACCCAGACCCCCTACGGGGGGGGCACCATGGTGGTCCAGCGC ACCCCCGAAGAGGAGCGAAGCCTGCTGCATTCCGACAGCAACGGTTACACAAACCTGCCAGATGTGGTCCAGCCCAGCCACTCGCCCACCGAGAGCAGCAAAGGTCAAAGCCCGCCCTTGAAGGATGGAGGCAGTGAC TACCAGTCTCGGGGATTGGTAAAGGCCCCTGGCAAGAGCTCGTTCACGATGTTTGTGGACCTGGGGATCTACCAGCCCGGAGGCAGTGGGGACACCATTCCCATCACAG CCCTGGTGGGCGGAGAGGGCAGCCGGCTTGATCAGCTACAGTACGACGTGAGGAAAGGCTCTGTGGTCAACGTGAACCCCACCAACACCCGGGCCCACAGCGAAACCCCCGAGATCCGCAAGTACAAGAAGCGGTTCAACTCTGAGATCCTCTGTGCAGCCCTCTGGG GGGTCAACCTGCTGGTGGGCACAGAGAACGGGCTGATGCTGCTGGACCGGAGTGGGCAGGGCAAAGTGTACGGGCTCATCGGGCGGCGACGCTTCCAGCAGATGGATGTGCTAGAGGGACTCAATCTGCTCATCACCATCTCAG ggaaaaggaacaaactgCGGGTGTATTACCTGTCCTGGCTCCGGAACAAGATTCTGCACAATGACCCGGAAGTGGAGAAGAAGCAGGGATGGACCACTGTGGGGGACATGGAGGGCTGCGGGCACTACCGTGTTG TGAAATACGAACGTATCAAGTTCCTGGTCATCGCCCTGAAGAACTCCGTGGAGGTGTATGCTTGGGCCCCCAAACCTTACCACAAATTCATGGCTTTCAAG TCCTTTGCTGACCTCCCGCACCGCCCTCTGCTGGTCGACCTTACAGTAGAGGAGGGACAGCGGCTCAAGGTCATCTATGGCTCCAGTGCCGGCTTCCACGCAGTGGACGTCGACTCGGGGAACAGCTATGACATCTATATCCCCGTGCAC ATCCAGAGCCAGATCACGCCCCACGCCATAATCTTCCTCCCCAACACCGACGGCATGGAGATGCTGCTGTGCTACGAGGATGAGGGCGTCTACGTCAACACGTACGGGCGGATCATTAAGGACGTGGTGCTGCAGTGGGGAGAGATGCCCACCTCTGTGG cctaCATCTGCTCCAACCAGATCATGGGCTGGGGTGAGAAAGCCATTGAGATCCGCTCTGTGGAGACGGGCCACCTGGACGGGGTCTTCATGCACAAGCGAGCCCAGAGACTCAAGTTCCTGTGCGAGCGGAACGACAAG gtGTTTTTTGCCTCAGTCCGCTCTGGGGGCAGCAGCCAAGTTTACTTCATGACCCTGAACCGTAACTGCATCATGAACTGGTGA